Below is a window of Myxococcales bacterium DNA.
ACCCACGCCCCGTTCATCTCCGCCGCGGACCCGCGCGTGCTCCAGATGGACTCCTGGAGCGAGCTCGCCAATCCCCGCGACCTCACCAAGATCTTCGATGTGCCCGAATATGCCGCCTGGCGGTCGTTCCGGGATTCGGAAGACTCGAAGTACATCGGCCTCTGTATGCCCCGCACCCTGGGCCGCCGCCCCTACGGCGCCAAGAGCGAGCCGGTGGAGGATTTCGACTTCGAGGAGGACACCTCGGGTGCCGACAGCAGCAAGTACTGCTGGGTGAACGCGGCCTACGCGATGGCGACGAACATCAACCGCTCCTTCAAGCTCTACGGCTGGTGCTCGCGCATTCGCGGCATCGAGTCGGGCGGTGCGGTCGAAAATCTGCCTACTCACACCTTCCCCACCGACGACGGCGGGCAAGACATGAAATGCCCCACCGAGATCGCGATCAGCGACCGGCGCGAGGCAGAGCTTGCGAAGAACGGATTCATGCCGCTCGTGCACAAGAAAAACTCCGATTTTGCCGCCTTCATCGGCGCACAGTCGCTCCACAAGCCGGCGGTCTACGACGACCCCGACGCCAACGCCAACGCCAACTTGGCCGCCCGTCTGCCTTACCTGTTCGCCACCTGCCGCTTCGCGCACTACCTCAAGTGCATCGCCCGCGACAAGGTGGGTTCGTTCAAGGAGAAGGACGAAATGCAACGCTGGCTGCAGGAGTGGATCATGCAGTACGTCGATGGCGACCCCGCCCACTCCAGCGAAACCACCAAGGCGCAAAAGCCTCTGGCGGCTGCCGAGGTGGTGGTGGAAGAGGTCGAGGGAAACCCCGGCTACTACACCTCCAAGTTCTTCCTGCGCCCGCACTACCAGCTCGAGGGACTCACCGTGTCGTTGCGGCTCGTCTCGAAGCTGCCCTCCGCGAAGGCCAGCTGACCTGCAGAGACGCCGCAATGCGGCGTCTCTTTTTTTTCACCACGATTTGTTTTTTCGAGCAACCCCGTCAGTTCGCCGCCCGATAACTCTCTCGAACACGCGAATTTCTGACCCTGCATAGCCAAACAAGGAGCACCACCATGGCCGTCGATATGTTCATCAAGATTGACACGCTCGAGGGCGAGTCCTCAGACGACAAGCACAAAGCCGAGATCGACGTTCT
It encodes the following:
- the tssC gene encoding type VI secretion system contractile sheath large subunit; translation: MAEAREQGQAAEGATLETSDFSSLLNKEFRPKSDRAKEEVENAVRTLAEQALASTQLISSDTVASIQAMIAAIDRKLTEQVNLIMHNAEFQQLESAWRGLHHLVNNTETDEMLKIRVMNISKKDLHKTVKKYKGASWDQSPIFKKVYEEEYGQFGGQPFGCLVGDYYFDHSPPDVELLAELGKISAATHAPFISAADPRVLQMDSWSELANPRDLTKIFDVPEYAAWRSFRDSEDSKYIGLCMPRTLGRRPYGAKSEPVEDFDFEEDTSGADSSKYCWVNAAYAMATNINRSFKLYGWCSRIRGIESGGAVENLPTHTFPTDDGGQDMKCPTEIAISDRREAELAKNGFMPLVHKKNSDFAAFIGAQSLHKPAVYDDPDANANANLAARLPYLFATCRFAHYLKCIARDKVGSFKEKDEMQRWLQEWIMQYVDGDPAHSSETTKAQKPLAAAEVVVEEVEGNPGYYTSKFFLRPHYQLEGLTVSLRLVSKLPSAKAS